GACTCAGGACGAAACACGTGTGACGGCACGGAGGTGACCCATGGCTGAATCCATTCGAGAGACAACCGTGCAGTACCAGAGTGGAAAAGTGGGAATGAAGGCGTTCGTAGCGGCACCACAGACCAAAGAAAAACGGCCGACCATTATCATCGTCCAGGAATGGTGGGGCCTCACGGACCATATGAAGGATATCGCGAGGCGGTATGCGGGGGAAGGCTATGTGGCCATCGCTCCGGACCTGTATTCCCGCCTGGGACATGCGCTGACGACCGATGCCGGAGAAGCCGGGAAATTGATGAACACGTTGAAGCAGGAAGACGGGCTGGCCGATCTGAATGCGACGGTGGCCTATTTGAAATCGGTTCCGGAAGTTGATGCAACCAAGATCGGCATCACGGGGTTCTGTATGGGGGGTTCCTATGCACTCATGCTGCCCTGCATCAATGCGGAGATCAAAGCAGCGGTGCCGTTCTACGGCCAAGTCCCGAATCCCGATATCCCGATTCAGAAGCTGGCCTGCCCGGTTCTCTATATTTATGGCGAGGATGACGGCTGGATCACCAAGGCCGATGTGCAGCGACTGGCGGCGGCATTGAAGAAGTACGGCAAGGCCGGGGAGATCAAGACGTATCCTGGTGCCCCGCACGCCTTCTTCCGAGATACGGACCCATCTGTCTATCGGCCGGATGCAGCGAAGGATGCATGGGGCAGGACAAAGGCATTCTTCAAGCAACATCTCAGCTGATGAACATGACCTCCGGCTTCGTGCTCTGTCGTTTGTCTTCCCACTCGGCCTTGCCGGAAGGTCATCTTGATCAGCCCATCGAATTGTAGCAACACGGGAAAAATTTATCATGCCGCTTGATGCCGAACTCGGACAGAAAATGCTGCAGCTGATTACGTCGCGCTACGACGATCGGCATTGGCGCAAACAGATCGAAAAGACTCTCAGCCTCCCCCAATCCGGCGTGGCTGATCCAGTGCAGCAGCAGATCTTCATGTATCTTAAGCAAGGCTTGAAAGCCTACAAATCTCGCCGAGCTGATCCCGACTCCTGGATCATCGGGGGCTATGCCACGAAAGAAGTTATCACTCGCGCAAAGTTTCAGCCGCAGCTCATTGGGCCATCCTTCAAGCAAGAGGACGTGGCATTTTTAGAAGCAGATCCAGGGGCTGACGTCACCGAAGCTTGGTGGGAAGAGATGCTGGTGCAGTGGTTCGACGTGCCGGAAGAAGAGAAGCCTGCTGAAGATTCGGAGAATGAATCGTCGGAATCAGATTCCTCCACGATGGAACAGTCGAAAGCCTGAGAAACTACACCACGCTGGCTAACCAGCCCTATGAGCCTGCCAACGAACATCACACTGTTGTTCCATCCCAAACTTAATCGAATCAGTAAAGACAAAGGGCTACGAGACGGCCTGTCCGCTGTGGCGCAGATTGCGGACACGCTCTGGGTCGCCAACGATGAGGGCACTAGTCTTGAGCGACTCGCACCCATCAAGCGCCACAAGCCCGGTATCAGGACATTCGGTCGCCATGAGCGATTTCCACTCGCGGACCTTCTTCGTCTTCCGCAGAAGGTAAAGAGTGTGAAGAATCAGCCCGAAGTGGATGTGGAAGGACTGGCCTATGCGGACGGCTATCTTTGGTTGGTAGGCTCCCATAGTCTCATTCGCCGTAAGCCGACACTCGACGATGGTCCCAAGAAGGCTCGGCAGCAGCTACAGCAGGTCCACCGGAGGGGCAACCGCTACCTGCTGGCTCGAATTCCGGTAGAGGAAACCGACGGGATACCGATGTTGGTAAAAAAGGTGACGGAGGATGGGACCAAGCGCCGGGCCGCGCAGTTGCGTGGCGACGACTGTGGGAACGACTTGACTGAGGCATTGCGCCGAGATGACCACCTGGGATCGTATCTCAGGATCCCGGGTAAGGATAATGGGTTCGATATCGAAGGCTTGGCTGTGGTGGGTACGCGACTGTTTCTTGGGCTGCGTGGACCGGTGTTACGTGGTTGGGCAGTCATTCTGGAAATAGCGGTCAAGGAGCACCCCAGGCATGCCTCTCTTCTGAAGTTAAGATCCATCGGGCCACAGGGTCGCCTGTATCGAAAACATTTCCTTCACCTTGAAGGGCTCGGTATTCGAGATCTCTGCGCACAGGGTTCCGACTTGCTGATCCTTGCGGGACCGACGATGAGTCTTGAAGGCCCCGTGCGTGTGTTTCGATGGAAGGGAGGGACTGATCAAAAAGGCGAGTCTATGGTCCCGCGCAAGGAATTGGATCACCTGCTAGATGTCCCGCATGGTCAAGATGTTGGCCATGCCGAAGGCATGACATTATTTTCGTCTAATGGTGGGCAGATTGATTCACTCATGGTGGTCTACGATTCCATCCCCAAGAAGCGCCAATCAGAGGCGTGCACCGTGACGGCAGATCTGTTTCCCTTGCCTGGGAAACCCCAAAGCCCGACGCATCTAGTTCCCTAACCGATCATACGTATGGTATCTATGCGGATACAGATCGTATCTGAATGGATACTGACGGGCCACAGGCTCCTCGCGTTGTTGATTACCAGATAACACCATTTGCGCAGATACAGCCGTACAGACAAGCTGCTCACAGCAGGCACTTTCATTGCGTACGTTTGGAACATATTGAGATGGGAGTCGTGCTCTCACGGTAGTTCTGTTACGGACGATGACGACGAATCATTTTGATGTCTTTCTGAGTTATCACTGGCGAGATCATGCGTACGTCGAGGCGCTGGCGCGTCAGTTACGCGAGCAGCAGCTCACCGTCTTTCTCGACCGCTGGTATCTCACCCCGGGACAATCCTGGCCGAAGGAATTAGAAGCAACCCTCGCACATTGTCGTGCGGTGGCCGTCTGTATCGGCCAAGGCGAGATGGGGCCGTGGCAGCAGCGGGAGCAGTATCTGGCGCTGGAGTGCCAGGTAGCCGCCGAACGTCAAGGCCAAACCTTTCCCGTTATTCCTGTGCTCCTTCCTGGCGCGGAACCGCCACTGGGATTTCTGAGTCAGCTTACATGGGTCGATTTTCGTACTCGCCTCGACGATCCAGTGTTGCTGCACGCACTGGTCAGCGCCGTTCATGGTCAGCCGCCAGGACCAGATGCCCTGGAAACGGTCCGGCAGACTTTGGCGACTATCTGTCCCTATCGCGGCTTGCTTTATTTCCGCGAGGAAGATGCGCCGTTTTTCTTTGGGCGTGAAGCGGCGATCGCGCAGCTCACCGGTGCGGTGCAGCAGCACCATCTGGTGGCGGTGGTGGGGGCGTCAGGCAGTGGCAAATCATCGGTCGTGCGAGCCGGCCTGGTACCGGAGCTGCGGAAGAGTCGCGAGCGGGTCTGGGAGGTCGCGACGCTCGTGCCGACCGATCGCCCGGTCCATGCGCTTGCGGCGGTACTCATGCCATTTCTTGAGCCGGACATGAGCGAAGTCACCCGATTGCGGGAAATGAACCAGTTAGCTGAGGACTTGCTTGGCCGGAAGACGGCTCTTCGCGATGTCGTCGACCGGGTGCTCGCCAAGCAGCCAGGCACGGATCGTCTGCTCCTCATCGCTGATCAGTGGGAGGAACTCTTCACACTCTGTAAAGATGACGCCGCCAGGCGCTGCTTCATCGACAATATCCTCGATGCCACGGCTACCACAAAGCTGAGTGTGGTGCTCACCCTACGGGGAGACTTTTTCGGTCGGGCCATCACCGATTACCGGCCTTTGTCCGACCGGGTGCAAGGTGCCCAGGTGAATCTCGGCCCGATGAAGCGGGATGAATTGCGCCTCGCCATTGAGGAGCCGGCGAAGAAAGTCAAGCTCACGTTTCAAGCAGGCCTCGTTGATCTCATGCTGGGGCAGGCGGGCGACGAACCGGGCAAGTTGCCGCTGCTGGAATTCGTGCTGCGGCGGCTGTGGGAGGACCGGCGTGGCGGTGAACTCCATCACGAGGCCTATACTGCGATGGGTCAGTTGGAGGGCGCGATTGCGCACAAGGCAGAGTCTGTCTTCGTCACGTTGAATGAGGCCGATCAGCACAAAGTCCAACAGATTTTTCTGCACCTCGTGCGCCCCGGCGAGGGCGAGGCGGACACCAGACGGCGGGCGACATTCGCGGACGTGGGAGAGGGGTTGCGCCGTATCGTGAACACCCTCGCGGACGAGCGACTCTTGGTGACCAATCGCATGGGGGACGAAGAAGAGACGGTCGAGGTTAGCCACGAAGCGCTCATCAGTCAATGGCAACGGGTGCAGACATGGCTGAATGAATACCGTGAGTTTCTACTGTGGCGGGAACGTCTCAGAGGGCATGTGAAGGACTGGCAGCATAACAAACAAGATGAAAACACGCTGCTCCGGGGCACACTGCTGGGCGAAGCGCAACGCCAGTTGACCCAGAGAGTGGGCATCCTGACCGATCAGGAACAGGGCTACATCAGGGACAGTGTGGCGGCTCACGAACGGACCGCCCAGGCAGCACGCCGGCGGGCCGAACACGAGCTTGCCCAGGCGAATCGTCTCGCGGAGGAAGCGGCCAAACGGGAAGAGGCCGAAAGGGCACGGGCCGAAGCAGCAGACCGTGCGAGACGACGACAACGGGCATTCAGCCTGGCACTGCTCATCCTCCTGCTCGTAGGCTTGTTCGAGGCCTGGCTCTGGCAGAAGGGCTATGATCTCGGTCAGGCTGCTCTCGCAACTCAATCGCTCGTGGGCAGTATCTATGTACCACCCGAGATGACACAGATTCCAGGTGGATCTTTTCAGCAAGGGGATGTCGAGAAGCTCGGCGACGTGTCGCGCAACCCGGTTCGCTCGGTCACGCTCAAGCCCTTTGCCATGGGGCAGTACGAAGTCACGTTTGACGAATACGACGGATTTGCGATCGCGACCGAACGGCGGTTGCCACAAGATCACGGCTGGGGGCGTGGCAAGCGGCCGGTCATCAATGTTTCGTGGGAGGACGCGAAGGCCTATGCTGAGTGGTTGTCCAAGCAAACCGGCAAGCACTATCGATTGCCTACCGAATCGGAATGGGAGTATGCCGCGCGCAGTGGAGCCAAGCAAGAACGATGGGCGGGAACATCTGAGGAATCTGAGCTGAGAGCCTATGCGGTCTTCGCGGAGAACTCTGGAAATCAGACGTTAGTTGTCGGCACTAAGAAGGCCAATGGTTTTAGCCTCTATGACATGAGCGGCAATATGTGGGAATGGGTCGAGGATTGTGGGTATGGAACGTATGAGGGCGCACCGAACGATGGCTCGGCTTGGTTAGAAACACATGAAGGCAATTGCCAATTGCGCGTGCTCCGTGGTGGCTCCTGGAGCGGCACGCCGGTGGACCTGCGTGCTTCCTACCGGAACTGCAGGGGCACCACCGTCTACCGGAACACCGACCTGGGCTTCCGTCTCGTTCAGGACATTCCCTAACCCTTTACGTTTTGCTCTTTTACCCTTTACATCCGATTAATCCGTTCGCCCTGAGCTAGTCGAAGGGCGTGTTTCGTGCAATACGTTCATGGTTCGACAAGCTCACCACGAACGTATTATTCGGGACGGGCCTGTTCCCCAAGCCGTGCAATTCTGTCACGAGCTGTTGTTGTGGCTGATTCTGCAGCTTAATAGGTTCTCACGATCGCGTCGCTTCACGGTAGGTGAGCGGGTCGAAGCCGGGTTGCTTGAGGTGCTGGAGCTATTGGTAGAAACGGCAGGAAAGTTCTTGGGAGGTTTCCTACGGTGTGAACATTTCCTGTAAGACTGCGAGAACGGCTGAGAGGGTGCTTGGAGCGATTCGCCCAACTCTTTTAACCAGGCGCTCGCTATCAACAGTCCGTATCTGGTCTATTGCGACAAACCCACTCCGATCACGGAATCGGCAACGAACACGCCAAAGATAGGCCTTACCTCCTGTGGTCATGGGCGCCACGATAACCGTCCGCAAATGCTGATTGAGCTCATCGGGGGAAATAACGAGGCAGGGTCGTGTTTTTCTGATCTCACTCCCTCGAGTAGGATCGAGTTCAATCAGATACACGTCGCCGCGGGTAGGGGTAGTTGGAGCTATCACCATTTCCACTCTTTCTTATCGAACTGAGTGGGTACCGGGGGATCAAGAAGCTGATCGTCATCGTGCTCCCGCATGCGCCGGGCTGCGTCAGCCCAACCGGCTCGTGGCTGTGATGACCTTGATATCAGAATTCGGCCTGGTTCAGCCTGAAGCTCTACTTCATCTTCAAGCTGGGCTTCTTGGAGCAATATTTTTGGAAGACGGATTCCCCTGGAATTACCGATTCTGACGATATGGGCTTTCATGGTAGGTCTCCAGATGGACATACATTGTAATCACATTTTCTGCCATAAGCAAATGAAGAGTATCTGTCGATGACAGGGGGAGGTGAGCCTCAATAACGAAATGGGAACAATGACACTTATCCGAACAGCTCCATCTGCGCCGGTTGGGAGGATTCAACATTCAAGACTGGTGCAGCTGGGGTGGAGGCTGTGCTGGTCGGTTCAGCTGGTTTGGTGTTCTTGTCTAAGAATTCCTTCAGCTTCTTGAAATCCTCTTTCAACGTGGGAAGCAGATTGCCTTGGTGCAGCGCTGCGGCCGGGTGTAGGAGCGGAAAGAGGACAAACTCTTTCAGGTAGAACGCTTGTGCTTTGACTTTAGTGATCCCGACTTTGCGTTCCAGTAGGGTCTGTGTGGCCCAGTTTCCTAACGTACAGACCAGTGTTGGTTTGATCAATTGGATTTGCTGCAACAGAAACGGTTTGCACGTTTCGACTTCATCCTGTTCAGGATCTCGGTTATTCGGTGGCCGGCACTTGATCACATTCGCAATGTAGATCTGGTCTCGCGAGAGTTCTGCCGATGCCAGCAGATCGTTCAGCAGCTTGCCCGCCGCCCCCACAAATGGCTCGCCCTTCTGATCTTCGTTGAAACCTGGCGCTTCTCCGACAAACATGATACTTGCGTGAGGATTGCCGACGCCGAAGACAACTTGGCTGCGCCCCAACTTCGCCAGTTTGCAGCGCTGGCAATCATGAAGCGAGTCGGCAAGTTCTTGGAGAGGTGCGAGCGTCATCTGCGATCACCGTGAACGAATGGTAGCGGTATCTTAGAAATTGGCGAGTCGGGATGTCAATCACGATCATGAGCGCAAAGAATAGGAGAAGCGGCCATGAAACGTATGAACCTAGCCAGTATGTTGCTGCTGATGTTCTCGACGATGGCGGCTGCGGCCTCCGTGGAACTGGTGGCGTTTGCGGACAAGGATTTCTGTGAGAAGGTGGCCAGACTGTCGGGAGCCCGGTTCCTGTTCGAAAGCCGCCTGTCGCAAACGGTGCAGTGGGAGGCTATTGATCTGAAAGGGGATGGTCCCGCGGTAAGGCGCTGTTCGAGCCTCGACAAGACAATCCTCGATCTGGACAATGATGGACGCAAGGATTTGGTGGTGAAGACCACGTTCTGTATGAAAGGGGATCCGAGTGACAGCCTCTATATCTTTCCAGCCGAGAGCGCTGTCCTAGAAGACACGAGTTGGTTAGATTTGAGTCCTCTCTTGGCGGCTCACGACAAGTTCGAACGGACTGGAGGCGTCTATCCACTGACGGCGCTGGAGTTTGACAAAGGCCAGTCGTCTCCCGCGTTGACGACCACGTTCTCTGTTCACCCGTTCATACTTGATGGCACCACCTATGTGGGACTGACAGATGGTAGGCGAGAGTGGCTCGTGGTGGCGAAGTATAGGGGGAAGGAACGACTTGAAGATGTGTGTTATCTGCGCTCGGCTAATTGAGACGGTAGCCTTTGGCTGAGAGACAGGTGTCCCGCATGGCGTTCATCATGGAAAGGCCATGTAGGGCGCGGGCATGGTCGGCTGGGTTTTGAGGGCCAGGACTAAAGGGGAATGGGGAACTCTGGCTATAGAAGTATTGCTCGTTGGCCAACCTCGCTTTGTACTCGCATTCCATATAGTCCCGCTCGACGTCATAGCGGGTGAGTCCACTTGGGTGACTGCCACGCTCGTACGGACTTGGTGCGCAACCGAACGCCGACAAGAGAAGAATAATCAGAAGGCCTCTGTACGGTATTATCATCAGGAATTGATACCATCTACAGGCAGAGAGATCAATCCGGGTTATCAACACGACCTATGATGGTCTCCACGCATCGACGGCTGCTGATCACTGCGCTTTCAAGATTGGTCGGCCATCCGGTGTCGGTCCAGGCTCCCGCGACGAGCATGTTCCGGATCGGACTCCGCTGCAGGGGGCGGAGCCGTGCCGTTCCCGGTACGAGTGAGAGACTCGCATGGGGTTCTCCAATGATGTTATGAGTGAGGATGTCTTCAGGGCCCATGTTTGAGAACACTCGTAGTAGCTCCCCGATGGCAGTGTGTTTCACCTGGTCATCATTCCCGTTCTCCAGCAAACTGGCCGTGGTGGAAAGCCGACAGACGATTTCCTCAGGTTTAGCCTGTGTGACGGTGAGCTGGTAGAAGGGGTGTCCTGTCAACAAAACGAGTCGCGGTGTTTGAGTCGATGACCGGCACGTTACCTGGACGACGAGCTCACCGAGATCGGTCAGATCCGGCATGTGGGCGAAGTAGGCCAACCGGGTCAATAACCGCTCCGGTAGCAGGGCACGCAACCGTTGATGCGGCAACGCGAGAATGTACCACTGCGCGTGTAATGTCGTGCCGTCGTGCAACCTCACATCTCGCATCCTGTTTTCATCGAAACGGAGCAGTGGAAGGTCTGTCAGCGTACGACACTCTATGCGATCGTGAGGCAGCGATTGTTTCATGGGCGCCAGGAATCTCTCCTCGATGGACCCGGATACAGAGGTGAGCCTGGCATCTGAGGCCTCGCTTAGAAATATGGTCGACAGCAAGTGCACAAAGGTGGCGGCTGAGAGGCGAGCAAGATCGTTTCCCGTCAGCCAATGAGCCAGGCGCCCCCAAACCCGTTCCCGCGCCTCGAGGCTCTGCCCGATTGCGGCGAGCCATTCGTCCGCGTTTCGATTCTCCAGATCAACCGGAAGGGTCTGTGCCTGTTCCCAGATCTGCTCGACGTGTGAGAACAGTCTCCACCGGTCTTGCCAAGCCAGGCCTTGGAAGCTGAAAAGACTCATCATCCATCGAAACGCTCCGGGAAGTCGAGCCGACTGGTAGGACACGTGACGTCCATCAGACAGCCGAAACTCGAGTGGAATAGATTGGTCTAGTCGTGGTGATTCTTGCCGATTCAGCGCGTGAAGAAGTCGGTGGCTTTCTCGGTAGCATCCCAACAGCACCGGTACCGGGTCGGACGGATTGAGCCAGAACCCATCGCGCCATTCGGGGTGATCGAGGAGCGTGACGTGGTAGTGTTCTCGGCGTAAATGATAGGCGACGGTCAGACCGGCTAGACCGGCGCCGAGGATGAGGACGGTTTGTGAGGCTGGAGCGGTCACGAGTAGCGGGAACGGAGCCAAATCCGTAAGGCGATGAGTAACCGTTGTGTGGTGGATAAACTGATCCGCGATCCGAAGACCTGATAGTTTGATCGTTCGATGTGATCCAAAATTCGGCTATAAATGCCACGCATGATTTCTGCGACCGTCAGTGCCCGGCGTTCTGCGGGGGGCAGGGCTTTGAGCGCGGCATCGGCTCGCTGGTAGTAATGGTGGGCGCGGGACGCCTCATATTCCATCAACGCACGGAATTCCGGTGAGTAGTTCTGATTGAGCATGGATTTTTCTGCATAGTTCCACTTCTTCAAGTCTTCGAGGGGAAGGTAAATACGACGTTCCTGGGCATCGGCACCAACGTCGCGAAGAATGTTCGTCAGCTGGAAGGCCATGCCGAGTGCCACCGCGTAGTCTTGTGCCCGGGCGGATGTGACGCCGAAGATGTGCAGACAAATGAGACCGACGACGGAAGCCACGCGGTAACAGTAGAGCGATAGTTCGTCGAAGGTGACGTAGCGATTGTTGAAAAGATCCATCTCGACGCCTTTGATCAACTCTTCAAAGTAGGCTTTAGGGATCCCCATTGATTTCACATGGTGGGCGAGACTCACCATGATCGGTGTTGTCGGGGTCCCTGAATAGGCGGCGTCAAGTTCGTTCCGCCAATGGGCTAGCTCATCTTTTGGGTTGGTCCCGGCAGCTGGTTCGTCCACGGCGCTGTCGATGGCCTTACAAAAGGCATAGACGGTATACATGGCTTCGCGTTTGGTTTTGGGAAGGAAGAGGAATGAATAGTAAAAGTTGCTCCCACTGTTCTTGGTGTAGGCCGTGCAATAGGCCTGTGCTTCAGCGGCCTTCATGACGCGCTGCCTCCAATCAGAATCGAAGCCTCAAGTTTGACGGCGTTGACGGGGTCGATCCCGTGAGCTGGACGTGGATGCAGAATCGAGTCCAGCAATTCGACACCATCGACCAGTCGTGGGCCTGGACGGCTGAAATAGGAAGCGGCATCCACCACGTAGAGATTCGGCCACCGCTCACAGGCCTGTCGCCATGTTTCTTGAGTCGGCCCGCTCTGTCTGAGTTCATTGATGGTGTGATCGACCGAAAAGCCGCAGGGCATGAGGATGACGATATCGGGGTGAGCGGCGTCCACTTCTTGCCATGTCGTTTCGCGCGAGGGGCTATCTGAAGACCCGAGTGCATTATCTCCACCGGCCAAGTCTATCATTTCCGGAACCCAATGCCCTGCCACGTATAATGGGTCAAGCCATTCGAGGCAGGCGACACGAGGACGAGACTGTCTATTCAGGTTCTTCAGCTTGATCCTGTCCAAACGATGCTGAAGCTCCTTAGCGAGGGTCTGTCCATTCTCGGGTCGGTCGACGGCTGCGGCGATCCGCTCAATGTCATGGATCATCTCTTCGAGGGTCGTCGGGCTCAACGTGAGGATTGCAGGGGGAAGGGGAAGAGATGCGACGGCACGCGTGAGTTGGCCTGGGGTGACGGCGCAGACGTGACAGAGCTCTTGAGTCACGATGATATCCGGACGGGCCTGGTGGAATGCCATCTCATTCAGGCGATATAACGAACTCCCCGATGCGACTCGTTCTTTAACCTGCTGATCGATCGCGGCGCTTGTGCTCCGGTGGGTCTCAACGAGAGGTTCAATCATCACCGGAACGTTTCGAATGGAGAGAGGGAAATCGCACTCATGGCTGATACCGACGAGCTGGTCGGCCAAACCGAGTGAAGCGATCACTTCTGTTGCACCGGGAACCAATGAGCAGATTCTCATCATGGTCGTACGCCTATGTCGGCCACAAGCGAGCGCGCACATCCATCAGACGTGTGTCGCGCAAGTTATGGCTGATGGCATCGGCTTCATGTAAGTCTTGTACGGTATGCGTATTGGCCACGGCTAACACTTTCATGCCTGCAGATTTCGCTGCTCGGATACCGGGACGGGAATCTTCAATGACCAAACAAGATGCCGGTGAGAGCAATGCGGTGCCCTGTTGCCGGTTCATTCCGGCCAGCGCATGCACAAACGGCTCAGGATTCGGCTTGCCGTGAGTCACATCTTCGGCGCTGGTAATGTGACAAAACGCCTTTCGGAGCCCGATGTGCTCCAATACCAGCTCAATCTCCACTCGTAATGCGCCTGAGGCGATGGCAACAGGATAGGTTGCGGCCGCTTCTTCAATAAACTCTTTGACGCCTGGGAAAATGACCACATGGTCCTTGATCGAGGCCAAATACGCGGAGGCCTTCTTAGCCATGAGGCTCTCAACGAGCGAGGGGGTCGCTGGGATCTGGTTGACGCGCAGCGCCTCCAGAAAACATCCTCGATCGTCGAATCCGAGATAGGTGGCGTAATAGTCGTCTTCCGTTAAATCGATGTGGATTTCCGCCAGCGTTCGACGCAACCCTTCAAAGTGCAGCGGTTCACTGTCGGCGATCACACCGTCAAAATCGAAGATTACGGCCTGCATGGGGTCCTGAGGCTTGTGATGTGCCATCTCTATGTCGGAAGTATGAACGGGCGGCATTATAGCACAGAGGATGGTGATGCGATGACCATCCTCTGTGTGCGAGCTGTATTCTGGAAACCGAGTGGCTCAGGGTTTCAGTTTCAGCTGGCGTTCGGGCAGCCAGCCTTTGGTGCCGTAGTCGCTGCGTAAGGAGTAGACCCAGCCAGTTTCTTGAAGATCCCCGTCAAGCACGGTCATGACCGTGCCCGGTGGAATGGCTGGCCCTGGCTGAACTCCCTCTGCATCCTTGGCGAGCACGACTTTCTCTCCTGAAGCGACAGGGTTCGGTAGCACGCTGACTCGTTGTCCCTCACCGAACAGCGGAGGCGGCGTATTGGTGATCGGTGCCTCGGAGGCTGGCGGCGGTGTGAGTGTGACGTCTCCCGTGGTCGATGGGCTGGGGACCGTTGGGGCAGAGGGCGGCATCGGAACAGGGGCTGCAGGCGCTATGGCGGCCTGCGGTACCTCGGTCGGTGCGACGGCTGGCGGTGCCGTTGGAGTCGCTTCCATAGGTTGAGGCGGCGGCGCTATTGGTGCAGGCTTGGGCAGCACCGGCTGTTGTGCAACTGGGGTCGGAGCCGGCGGTGTCGATGTCTCGCCGAGCAGCGGCTCGATGTACTCCATGACCATCTCTGGTTCCATCGCGACGTAAGCACCGCCGCCGATCAACACCAGCAACAGCACCCACAAGAGGGGACGTCCGCTCGATTGTTTGGGTGGTTTCTTCGGAGACGGCGAACGGACGGTGGTCGTCTGCTCGAGTTCTTCTTCCGTGAATTCCAGATCCGGTTCAGGTTGGCGAGCAAAGAAGAGGTTCCAAGTCAGAGGACTACCGCCCAACGATGGGCTTCCTGCGAATGCAAACATC
The nucleotide sequence above comes from Nitrospira sp.. Encoded proteins:
- a CDS encoding uracil-DNA glycosylase; protein product: MTLAPLQELADSLHDCQRCKLAKLGRSQVVFGVGNPHASIMFVGEAPGFNEDQKGEPFVGAAGKLLNDLLASAELSRDQIYIANVIKCRPPNNRDPEQDEVETCKPFLLQQIQLIKPTLVCTLGNWATQTLLERKVGITKVKAQAFYLKEFVLFPLLHPAAALHQGNLLPTLKEDFKKLKEFLDKNTKPAEPTSTASTPAAPVLNVESSQPAQMELFG
- a CDS encoding DUF3616 domain-containing protein: MSLPTNITLLFHPKLNRISKDKGLRDGLSAVAQIADTLWVANDEGTSLERLAPIKRHKPGIRTFGRHERFPLADLLRLPQKVKSVKNQPEVDVEGLAYADGYLWLVGSHSLIRRKPTLDDGPKKARQQLQQVHRRGNRYLLARIPVEETDGIPMLVKKVTEDGTKRRAAQLRGDDCGNDLTEALRRDDHLGSYLRIPGKDNGFDIEGLAVVGTRLFLGLRGPVLRGWAVILEIAVKEHPRHASLLKLRSIGPQGRLYRKHFLHLEGLGIRDLCAQGSDLLILAGPTMSLEGPVRVFRWKGGTDQKGESMVPRKELDHLLDVPHGQDVGHAEGMTLFSSNGGQIDSLMVVYDSIPKKRQSEACTVTADLFPLPGKPQSPTHLVP
- a CDS encoding FAD-dependent oxidoreductase translates to MTAPASQTVLILGAGLAGLTVAYHLRREHYHVTLLDHPEWRDGFWLNPSDPVPVLLGCYRESHRLLHALNRQESPRLDQSIPLEFRLSDGRHVSYQSARLPGAFRWMMSLFSFQGLAWQDRWRLFSHVEQIWEQAQTLPVDLENRNADEWLAAIGQSLEARERVWGRLAHWLTGNDLARLSAATFVHLLSTIFLSEASDARLTSVSGSIEERFLAPMKQSLPHDRIECRTLTDLPLLRFDENRMRDVRLHDGTTLHAQWYILALPHQRLRALLPERLLTRLAYFAHMPDLTDLGELVVQVTCRSSTQTPRLVLLTGHPFYQLTVTQAKPEEIVCRLSTTASLLENGNDDQVKHTAIGELLRVFSNMGPEDILTHNIIGEPHASLSLVPGTARLRPLQRSPIRNMLVAGAWTDTGWPTNLESAVISSRRCVETIIGRVDNPD
- a CDS encoding AbrB/MazE/SpoVT family DNA-binding domain-containing protein; this translates as MKAHIVRIGNSRGIRLPKILLQEAQLEDEVELQAEPGRILISRSSQPRAGWADAARRMREHDDDQLLDPPVPTQFDKKEWKW
- a CDS encoding type II toxin-antitoxin system PemK/MazF family toxin, coding for MVIAPTTPTRGDVYLIELDPTRGSEIRKTRPCLVISPDELNQHLRTVIVAPMTTGGKAYLWRVRCRFRDRSGFVAIDQIRTVDSERLVKRVGRIAPSTLSAVLAVLQEMFTP
- a CDS encoding dienelactone hydrolase family protein, encoding MAESIRETTVQYQSGKVGMKAFVAAPQTKEKRPTIIIVQEWWGLTDHMKDIARRYAGEGYVAIAPDLYSRLGHALTTDAGEAGKLMNTLKQEDGLADLNATVAYLKSVPEVDATKIGITGFCMGGSYALMLPCINAEIKAAVPFYGQVPNPDIPIQKLACPVLYIYGEDDGWITKADVQRLAAALKKYGKAGEIKTYPGAPHAFFRDTDPSVYRPDAAKDAWGRTKAFFKQHLS
- the hpnD gene encoding presqualene diphosphate synthase HpnD, whose product is MKAAEAQAYCTAYTKNSGSNFYYSFLFLPKTKREAMYTVYAFCKAIDSAVDEPAAGTNPKDELAHWRNELDAAYSGTPTTPIMVSLAHHVKSMGIPKAYFEELIKGVEMDLFNNRYVTFDELSLYCYRVASVVGLICLHIFGVTSARAQDYAVALGMAFQLTNILRDVGADAQERRIYLPLEDLKKWNYAEKSMLNQNYSPEFRALMEYEASRAHHYYQRADAALKALPPAERRALTVAEIMRGIYSRILDHIERSNYQVFGSRISLSTTQRLLIALRIWLRSRYS
- a CDS encoding SUMF1/EgtB/PvdO family nonheme iron enzyme, whose protein sequence is MTTNHFDVFLSYHWRDHAYVEALARQLREQQLTVFLDRWYLTPGQSWPKELEATLAHCRAVAVCIGQGEMGPWQQREQYLALECQVAAERQGQTFPVIPVLLPGAEPPLGFLSQLTWVDFRTRLDDPVLLHALVSAVHGQPPGPDALETVRQTLATICPYRGLLYFREEDAPFFFGREAAIAQLTGAVQQHHLVAVVGASGSGKSSVVRAGLVPELRKSRERVWEVATLVPTDRPVHALAAVLMPFLEPDMSEVTRLREMNQLAEDLLGRKTALRDVVDRVLAKQPGTDRLLLIADQWEELFTLCKDDAARRCFIDNILDATATTKLSVVLTLRGDFFGRAITDYRPLSDRVQGAQVNLGPMKRDELRLAIEEPAKKVKLTFQAGLVDLMLGQAGDEPGKLPLLEFVLRRLWEDRRGGELHHEAYTAMGQLEGAIAHKAESVFVTLNEADQHKVQQIFLHLVRPGEGEADTRRRATFADVGEGLRRIVNTLADERLLVTNRMGDEEETVEVSHEALISQWQRVQTWLNEYREFLLWRERLRGHVKDWQHNKQDENTLLRGTLLGEAQRQLTQRVGILTDQEQGYIRDSVAAHERTAQAARRRAEHELAQANRLAEEAAKREEAERARAEAADRARRRQRAFSLALLILLLVGLFEAWLWQKGYDLGQAALATQSLVGSIYVPPEMTQIPGGSFQQGDVEKLGDVSRNPVRSVTLKPFAMGQYEVTFDEYDGFAIATERRLPQDHGWGRGKRPVINVSWEDAKAYAEWLSKQTGKHYRLPTESEWEYAARSGAKQERWAGTSEESELRAYAVFAENSGNQTLVVGTKKANGFSLYDMSGNMWEWVEDCGYGTYEGAPNDGSAWLETHEGNCQLRVLRGGSWSGTPVDLRASYRNCRGTTVYRNTDLGFRLVQDIP